Proteins co-encoded in one Aethina tumida isolate Nest 87 chromosome 7, icAetTumi1.1, whole genome shotgun sequence genomic window:
- the LOC109594978 gene encoding ankyrin repeat and SAM domain-containing protein 1A-like isoform X3 gives MGKDQELLEAARKGNVAVVEKILQRARRSGPLASLRRGPGANVQDSSGYSSLHHAALNGHPDIVRLLLDHDASTNIVDSKGSSPLHLAAWSGNVEIVRLLLSGPSICNVNLTTKDDETALHCAAQYGHTEVVSLLLEHACDPGIRNNRGETALELAAQYGRLDTVELLIRTDPYLIKLLKKTTPDTIFPHTPLHMASRNGHKSVVEVLLRAGFSVNMRTKQGTALHEAALCGKVEVVRTLLEHGVNTSIRDSNNFTVMDLLSQFNTAQASQEIISILKRYKSGLPIGDSDADSVIQPFPTFSNATDSDLGSPYENVRPSSKNARSVTTDPSPGTSPQRWDFRHARPPEQFDDRRVSAVSGMSMESDNSLYQVPKAFMDNSVHSEDLNYLCASGRESDQISLSSTASSCGNPMRPGSGGGPIYIPMSNSRGGHSPGSNSKVSPTPPKKPPRRNISISPTHIQPMSMSVDGVSNNAYEYVYLASTGTRSQGNLTDIDGTDTRRERLAHGRSVDQYVEMNVFNIALDEDEHDRRGKELHRGKSEDLDCRKRQEPIAITSMYENVPIKQQNPRRKLRRHVDYEDYDFRRKETPTCSSAPETTFVSSAYIMVSDDNTSDRENRELKTNGRRAHEFPLSPTHYNQPPTPDHPPPSALQAESLIHEKMRPLSQEYKRRSRDMETETEEEYLLVCDESSSFSSSVSLSDRSTDNIIEEYHSEAPFAGLIKGSARVLENINSNTPAERPKTLKKLKRVYDNTNNGENERSSSSEKESDNKENKERVSALSPFDEQEEWAKIQEIMSSFGTGIVRESVFVAELEKEFQNRLMTISCSQNSLCSDSAATVEKWLQTLEMSDYVGPFMNNGFDDVKFLNGVIEDADLKDMGITSEMERQLILDAVKKLPLKINDQSSNYANNNDENCVKKWLKRINLEQYYETFDKHLYHDMERIKRIWDVELSAVLDIDKVGHRKRILASVSSGEHVVSGPKLEEIKPDIGLLKTNQPVADMPSPSSKSLNSNTGTIRHRHKKSRPAPPPPVKQPEKKNVAEMFVGGTNSIRSQWRHQPISLITGCAKYFANYMGSTTIIDFKGTESSKRSMQKVLKSKEHPSEEVCLSISYKGVKFVSPDTQQIICDHEIKHMNCACQDTDNQNIFAYITKDADTFYCHVFQASSPEQATDIILTLGQAFELAYQMALRDQVTSKTKTNRESHKPAVSPGSVSSHSRDFKDTRTTDFKLNGHPLKMKPLTLSIAAEPQIDVPVQKTASKASHNN, from the exons ATGGGGAAGGATCAGGAGCTGCTGGAGGCCGCACGTAAAGGCAACGTCGCGGTTGTGGAGAAAATCCTACAGCGGGCCCGAAGGAGTGGCCCTCTTGCAAG tttaCGCAGAGGTCCTGGGGCAAATGTACAGGATAGCAGTGGCTATTCGTCACTGCATCATGCCGCCTTAAATGGCCATCC CGACATCGTCAGACTATTACTGGACCACGACGCCTCCACCAACATTGTCGACAGCAAGGGTTCGTCACCCCTACACCTGGCAGCTTGGTCTGGCAATGTCGAAATCGTAAGACTGCTACTGTCTGGGCCATCGATATGCAATGTTAATCTCACG ACCAAAGACGATGAAACAGCTCTCCATTGCGCGGCTCAGTACGGTCACACCGAAGTGGTCAGCTTGCTTCTGGAGCATGCCTGCGACCCGGGCATCCGCAACAATCGCGGCGAGACTGCCCTGGAGCTCGCCGCCCAATACGGAag GTTGGACACAGTCGAACTGTTGATCAGAACCGACCCGTATCTCATCAAGTTGCTGAAGAAGACCACTCCGGACACGATCTTTCCCCACACGCCGTTGCATATGGCCAGCAGGAATGGACATAA GAGTGTCGTGGAGGTGTTGTTGCGTGCAGGTTTCAGCGTGAACATGAGGACGAAACAAGGGACGGCGTTGCACGAGGCCGCCCTGTGCGGCAAAGTGGAGGTCGTCCGCACCCTCTTGGAGCACGGAGTCAACACCTCGATACGCGACAGCAACAACTTCACAGTCATGGACCTGCTCAGCCAGTTCAACACGGCACAGGCCTCGCAGGAAATCATCAGCATCTTGAAGA GATACAAGTCGGGTTTGCCGATCGGTGACAGCGACGCGGACAGCGTGATCCAGCCGTTTCCCACGTTCTCGAACGCCACAGACTCGGACCTGGGCAGTCCGTACGAGAACGTGAGACCGTCGTCGAAGAACGCCAGGTCCGTGACGACGGATCCGTCGCCGGGTACTTCCCCGCAACGTTGGGACTTCAGGCACGCACGTCCGCCTGAGCAGTTCGACGACCGACGCGTGTCCGCCGTCTCCGGGATGTCGAT GGAGTCGGACAACAGTCTGTACCAGGTGCCGAAGGCATTCATGGACAACAGCGTCCACTCGGAGGACTTGAATTATTTGTGCGCGAGCGGCAGGGAATCCGACCAGATCAGTCTGTCGTCGACGGCGTCGAGCTGCGGGAATCCCATGAGACCCGGCAGCGGCGGCGGTCCCATTTACATACCGATGAGCAATTCAAGGGGCGGCCACAGCCCCGGGTCCAACAGCAAAGTCTCG CCTACGCCACCGAAGAAACCGCCTCGCAGGAACATATCAATCTCTCCGACTCACATACAGCCGATGTCCATGTCCGTGGACGGCGTCAGCAACAACGCCTACGAATACGTTTACCTCGCCTCGACCGGCACCAGAAGCCAGGGCAACCTGACGGACATCGACGGCACTGACACGCGCCGCGAGCGCCTCGCCCACGGCCGAAGCGTGGACCAATACGTCGAGATGAACGTCTTCAACATAGCCCTGGACGAGGACGAGCACGACCGCAGGGGCAAAGAGCTGCACCGCGGCAAAAGCGAAGACTTGGACTGTCGCAAGCGGCAGGAACCGATCGCCATCACCTCCATGTACGAGAACGTACCCATCAAACAGCAAAATCCCCGGAGGAAGTTGCGCAGGCACGTTGACTACGAGGACTACGACTTCAGGAGAAAGGAGACGCCGACGTGCTCATCGGCGCCGGAGACGACGTTCGTGAGCAGCGCCTACATTATGGTGTCGGATGACAACACTTCGGACAGGGAGAACAGAGAATTGAAGACTAACGGCAGGAGGGCGCACGAATTTCCGCTCAGTCCGACGCATTACAATCAGCCGCCCACGCCCGATCATCCGCCGCCCTCGGCTCTGCAGGCGGAGTCGTTGATCCACGAGAAAATGCGCCCGCTCAGTCAG GAGTACAAAAGACGGTCCAGAGATATGGAGACTGAAACTGAAGAAGAGTATCTTCTGGTTTGCGACGAGTCCAGTAGTTTTTCTAGCAGCGTTTCCCTTTCTGATAGAAGTACAGATAATATTATAGAGGAGTATCATTCCGAGGCACCATTTGCAG GTTTAATAAAAGGCTCAGCCCGTGTATTAGAAAACATCAACTCGAACACACCGGCGGAACGTCCGAAGACGCTGAAAAAGCTGAAACGCGTTTACGACAACACGAACAACGGAGAGAACGAGCGTTCGTCCAGCTCCGAAAAAGAATCCGACAACAAGGAGAACAAAGAACGGGTATCGGCCCTGTCGCCGTTCGACGAACAGGAGGAATGGGCCAAAATCCAGGAAATAATGTCCTCCTTCGGCACCGGAATCGTGAGAGAGTCGGTGTTCGTGGCCGAGTTGGAGAAGGAATTTCAGAACAGGTTGATGACAATCAGTTGTTCGCAGAACAGTTTGTGCTCGGATAGTGCCGCAACGGTCGAGAAATGGCTGCAGACTTTGGAGATGTCTGATTATGTTGGGCCGTTCATGAATAACGGCTTTGACGACGTTAAATTTCTG AACGGGGTGATCGAAGATGCGGACCTCAAGGATATGGGAATCACCAGCGAGATGGAGCGCCAATTAATATTAGATGCTGTAAAAAAACTACCGCTTAAAATCAACGACCAATCTAGTAACTACGCTAACAATAACGATGAGAACTGCGTGAAAAAATGGTTGAAGAGGATCAATCTGGAACAGTACTACGAGACTTTTGACAAACACCTGTACCACGATATGGAACGAATAAAACGAATATGGGATGTGGAATTAAGTGCCGTTCTAGACATCGACAAAGTGGGACATCGCAAGAGGATTTTAGCAAGTGTCAGCAGTGGAGAACATGTCGTCTCAGGACCAAAATTGGAAGAGATCAAGCCTGATATAGGGTTATTG aaGACGAATCAGCCAGTGGCGGATATGCCATCACCGTCTTCAAAATCCCTGAACAGTAACACTGGTACCATTAGGCACAGACATAAAAAATCCAGACCTGCACCACCTCCTCCTGTGAAACAACCGGAAAAGAAGAACGTGGCTGAAATGTTTGTTGGTGGTACGAATTCCATAAGGTCCCAGTGGAGGCACCAGCCCATATCCCTCATCACTGGGTGTGCTAAATATTTTGCCAAC TATATGGGGTCTACGACAATTATAGACTTCAAAGGAACTGAATCCAGCAAGAGATCCATGCAAAAAGTGCTGAAGAGCAAAGAACATCCCAGTGAGGAAGTGTGTCTTTCCATTTCGTACAAAGGAGTCAAGTTTGTTAGTCCAGATACACAA CAAATCATATGCGACCACGAGATAAAACACATGAATTGCGCGTGCCAAGATACggataatcaaaatattttcgctTACATCACCAAAGATGCCGACACATTCTACTGTCACGTGTTCCAAGCCTCCTCCCCG GAACAGGCGACCGACATCATCCTCACCCTGGGCCAGGCGTTCGAACTGGCCTATCAAATGGCGCTCCGCGACCAAGTGACCAGCAAGACCAAAACGAACCGCGAGAGTCACAAGCCGGCCGTCAGTCCCGGTTCCGTGTCCTCCCACAGTCGGGACTTCAAGGACACGAGGACGACGGACTTCAAACTGAACGGGCATCCGCTGAAAATGAAGCCGCTTACGTTGTCGATCGCGGCCGAGCCGCAAATCGACGTGCCCGTTCAGAAGACGGCTTCCAAGGCCAGTCACAACAATTAG
- the LOC109594978 gene encoding ankyrin repeat and sterile alpha motif domain-containing protein 1B-like isoform X1, with amino-acid sequence MGKDQELLEAARKGNVAVVEKILQRARRSGPLASLRRGPGANVQDSSGYSSLHHAALNGHPDIVRLLLDHDASTNIVDSKGSSPLHLAAWSGNVEIVRLLLSGPSICNVNLTTKDDETALHCAAQYGHTEVVSLLLEHACDPGIRNNRGETALELAAQYGRLDTVELLIRTDPYLIKLLKKTTPDTIFPHTPLHMASRNGHKSVVEVLLRAGFSVNMRTKQGTALHEAALCGKVEVVRTLLEHGVNTSIRDSNNFTVMDLLSQFNTAQASQEIISILKRYKSGLPIGDSDADSVIQPFPTFSNATDSDLGSPYENVRPSSKNARSVTTDPSPGTSPQRWDFRHARPPEQFDDRRVSAVSGMSIMNYTSSPKNGTNKEDSGYVEMTLSPRNSKPYKSLPIQKRNRSPTFLTRTSLQKDRLPLDGITFYFNDRKPSDTSSISSYHTTLDSLSLKEFDSSRESDNSLYQVPKAFMDNSVHSEDLNYLCASGRESDQISLSSTASSCGNPMRPGSGGGPIYIPMSNSRGGHSPGSNSKVSPTPPKKPPRRNISISPTHIQPMSMSVDGVSNNAYEYVYLASTGTRSQGNLTDIDGTDTRRERLAHGRSVDQYVEMNVFNIALDEDEHDRRGKELHRGKSEDLDCRKRQEPIAITSMYENVPIKQQNPRRKLRRHVDYEDYDFRRKETPTCSSAPETTFVSSAYIMVSDDNTSDRENRELKTNGRRAHEFPLSPTHYNQPPTPDHPPPSALQAESLIHEKMRPLSQEYKRRSRDMETETEEEYLLVCDESSSFSSSVSLSDRSTDNIIEEYHSEAPFAGLIKGSARVLENINSNTPAERPKTLKKLKRVYDNTNNGENERSSSSEKESDNKENKERVSALSPFDEQEEWAKIQEIMSSFGTGIVRESVFVAELEKEFQNRLMTISCSQNSLCSDSAATVEKWLQTLEMSDYVGPFMNNGFDDVKFLNGVIEDADLKDMGITSEMERQLILDAVKKLPLKINDQSSNYANNNDENCVKKWLKRINLEQYYETFDKHLYHDMERIKRIWDVELSAVLDIDKVGHRKRILASVSSGEHVVSGPKLEEIKPDIGLLKTNQPVADMPSPSSKSLNSNTGTIRHRHKKSRPAPPPPVKQPEKKNVAEMFVGGTNSIRSQWRHQPISLITGCAKYFANYMGSTTIIDFKGTESSKRSMQKVLKSKEHPSEEVCLSISYKGVKFVSPDTQQIICDHEIKHMNCACQDTDNQNIFAYITKDADTFYCHVFQASSPEQATDIILTLGQAFELAYQMALRDQVTSKTKTNRESHKPAVSPGSVSSHSRDFKDTRTTDFKLNGHPLKMKPLTLSIAAEPQIDVPVQKTASKASHNN; translated from the exons ATGGGGAAGGATCAGGAGCTGCTGGAGGCCGCACGTAAAGGCAACGTCGCGGTTGTGGAGAAAATCCTACAGCGGGCCCGAAGGAGTGGCCCTCTTGCAAG tttaCGCAGAGGTCCTGGGGCAAATGTACAGGATAGCAGTGGCTATTCGTCACTGCATCATGCCGCCTTAAATGGCCATCC CGACATCGTCAGACTATTACTGGACCACGACGCCTCCACCAACATTGTCGACAGCAAGGGTTCGTCACCCCTACACCTGGCAGCTTGGTCTGGCAATGTCGAAATCGTAAGACTGCTACTGTCTGGGCCATCGATATGCAATGTTAATCTCACG ACCAAAGACGATGAAACAGCTCTCCATTGCGCGGCTCAGTACGGTCACACCGAAGTGGTCAGCTTGCTTCTGGAGCATGCCTGCGACCCGGGCATCCGCAACAATCGCGGCGAGACTGCCCTGGAGCTCGCCGCCCAATACGGAag GTTGGACACAGTCGAACTGTTGATCAGAACCGACCCGTATCTCATCAAGTTGCTGAAGAAGACCACTCCGGACACGATCTTTCCCCACACGCCGTTGCATATGGCCAGCAGGAATGGACATAA GAGTGTCGTGGAGGTGTTGTTGCGTGCAGGTTTCAGCGTGAACATGAGGACGAAACAAGGGACGGCGTTGCACGAGGCCGCCCTGTGCGGCAAAGTGGAGGTCGTCCGCACCCTCTTGGAGCACGGAGTCAACACCTCGATACGCGACAGCAACAACTTCACAGTCATGGACCTGCTCAGCCAGTTCAACACGGCACAGGCCTCGCAGGAAATCATCAGCATCTTGAAGA GATACAAGTCGGGTTTGCCGATCGGTGACAGCGACGCGGACAGCGTGATCCAGCCGTTTCCCACGTTCTCGAACGCCACAGACTCGGACCTGGGCAGTCCGTACGAGAACGTGAGACCGTCGTCGAAGAACGCCAGGTCCGTGACGACGGATCCGTCGCCGGGTACTTCCCCGCAACGTTGGGACTTCAGGCACGCACGTCCGCCTGAGCAGTTCGACGACCGACGCGTGTCCGCCGTCTCCGGGATGTCGAT CATGAATTATACATCTTCCCCCAAAAACGGCACCAACAAAGAGGATAGCGGCTATGTCGAAATGACTTTATCACC GCGCAATTCCAAGCCGTACAAAAGTCTGCCGATCCAGAAACGCAACCGCTCGCCCACCTTTTTGACACGTACGTCGCTCCAGAAGGACCGCCTGCCTTTGGACGGCATCACCTTCTATTTCAACGATCGCAAACCTAGCGACACATCGTCGATCTCCTCCTATCACACGACGCTCGATTCGCTGTCGCTTAAAGAGTTTGATTCTTCCAGGGAGTCGGACAACAGTCTGTACCAGGTGCCGAAGGCATTCATGGACAACAGCGTCCACTCGGAGGACTTGAATTATTTGTGCGCGAGCGGCAGGGAATCCGACCAGATCAGTCTGTCGTCGACGGCGTCGAGCTGCGGGAATCCCATGAGACCCGGCAGCGGCGGCGGTCCCATTTACATACCGATGAGCAATTCAAGGGGCGGCCACAGCCCCGGGTCCAACAGCAAAGTCTCG CCTACGCCACCGAAGAAACCGCCTCGCAGGAACATATCAATCTCTCCGACTCACATACAGCCGATGTCCATGTCCGTGGACGGCGTCAGCAACAACGCCTACGAATACGTTTACCTCGCCTCGACCGGCACCAGAAGCCAGGGCAACCTGACGGACATCGACGGCACTGACACGCGCCGCGAGCGCCTCGCCCACGGCCGAAGCGTGGACCAATACGTCGAGATGAACGTCTTCAACATAGCCCTGGACGAGGACGAGCACGACCGCAGGGGCAAAGAGCTGCACCGCGGCAAAAGCGAAGACTTGGACTGTCGCAAGCGGCAGGAACCGATCGCCATCACCTCCATGTACGAGAACGTACCCATCAAACAGCAAAATCCCCGGAGGAAGTTGCGCAGGCACGTTGACTACGAGGACTACGACTTCAGGAGAAAGGAGACGCCGACGTGCTCATCGGCGCCGGAGACGACGTTCGTGAGCAGCGCCTACATTATGGTGTCGGATGACAACACTTCGGACAGGGAGAACAGAGAATTGAAGACTAACGGCAGGAGGGCGCACGAATTTCCGCTCAGTCCGACGCATTACAATCAGCCGCCCACGCCCGATCATCCGCCGCCCTCGGCTCTGCAGGCGGAGTCGTTGATCCACGAGAAAATGCGCCCGCTCAGTCAG GAGTACAAAAGACGGTCCAGAGATATGGAGACTGAAACTGAAGAAGAGTATCTTCTGGTTTGCGACGAGTCCAGTAGTTTTTCTAGCAGCGTTTCCCTTTCTGATAGAAGTACAGATAATATTATAGAGGAGTATCATTCCGAGGCACCATTTGCAG GTTTAATAAAAGGCTCAGCCCGTGTATTAGAAAACATCAACTCGAACACACCGGCGGAACGTCCGAAGACGCTGAAAAAGCTGAAACGCGTTTACGACAACACGAACAACGGAGAGAACGAGCGTTCGTCCAGCTCCGAAAAAGAATCCGACAACAAGGAGAACAAAGAACGGGTATCGGCCCTGTCGCCGTTCGACGAACAGGAGGAATGGGCCAAAATCCAGGAAATAATGTCCTCCTTCGGCACCGGAATCGTGAGAGAGTCGGTGTTCGTGGCCGAGTTGGAGAAGGAATTTCAGAACAGGTTGATGACAATCAGTTGTTCGCAGAACAGTTTGTGCTCGGATAGTGCCGCAACGGTCGAGAAATGGCTGCAGACTTTGGAGATGTCTGATTATGTTGGGCCGTTCATGAATAACGGCTTTGACGACGTTAAATTTCTG AACGGGGTGATCGAAGATGCGGACCTCAAGGATATGGGAATCACCAGCGAGATGGAGCGCCAATTAATATTAGATGCTGTAAAAAAACTACCGCTTAAAATCAACGACCAATCTAGTAACTACGCTAACAATAACGATGAGAACTGCGTGAAAAAATGGTTGAAGAGGATCAATCTGGAACAGTACTACGAGACTTTTGACAAACACCTGTACCACGATATGGAACGAATAAAACGAATATGGGATGTGGAATTAAGTGCCGTTCTAGACATCGACAAAGTGGGACATCGCAAGAGGATTTTAGCAAGTGTCAGCAGTGGAGAACATGTCGTCTCAGGACCAAAATTGGAAGAGATCAAGCCTGATATAGGGTTATTG aaGACGAATCAGCCAGTGGCGGATATGCCATCACCGTCTTCAAAATCCCTGAACAGTAACACTGGTACCATTAGGCACAGACATAAAAAATCCAGACCTGCACCACCTCCTCCTGTGAAACAACCGGAAAAGAAGAACGTGGCTGAAATGTTTGTTGGTGGTACGAATTCCATAAGGTCCCAGTGGAGGCACCAGCCCATATCCCTCATCACTGGGTGTGCTAAATATTTTGCCAAC TATATGGGGTCTACGACAATTATAGACTTCAAAGGAACTGAATCCAGCAAGAGATCCATGCAAAAAGTGCTGAAGAGCAAAGAACATCCCAGTGAGGAAGTGTGTCTTTCCATTTCGTACAAAGGAGTCAAGTTTGTTAGTCCAGATACACAA CAAATCATATGCGACCACGAGATAAAACACATGAATTGCGCGTGCCAAGATACggataatcaaaatattttcgctTACATCACCAAAGATGCCGACACATTCTACTGTCACGTGTTCCAAGCCTCCTCCCCG GAACAGGCGACCGACATCATCCTCACCCTGGGCCAGGCGTTCGAACTGGCCTATCAAATGGCGCTCCGCGACCAAGTGACCAGCAAGACCAAAACGAACCGCGAGAGTCACAAGCCGGCCGTCAGTCCCGGTTCCGTGTCCTCCCACAGTCGGGACTTCAAGGACACGAGGACGACGGACTTCAAACTGAACGGGCATCCGCTGAAAATGAAGCCGCTTACGTTGTCGATCGCGGCCGAGCCGCAAATCGACGTGCCCGTTCAGAAGACGGCTTCCAAGGCCAGTCACAACAATTAG